atcccaAAAAATTGccttgatatccttgaacaagaggggaaaatagagattgaaagaatccacagataatCTCTTGCATTAAATCACTAAAcgacaactcctaggaatattatagtcaagttcaagaactcccagactaagaagaaaatactataagcagctagaaagaaaaaaatgtaaataaaatgaacCCCAGTTAGAATCATACAgaacctggcagcctccacactgaaggactggaaggcttggaatatgatattctgaaggcaaaggaactgagactgcaaccaagaatcaactatccagcaaaattgattctattctttcagagaaaatatgtcatttaataaaataaaagactttcaagcattcctgaagaaaagctagacttaaacagaaaacttGAGGCTCAAAATCATTTGAGAAGCATGAATAGGTAAATAAGGTAaataaggtaaataagaaagagaaaaaatgtaaaggctCAATAAGGCCAAATGAcatgtattcctatatgaaaagttGATATTtgcaactcttaaaaattgttatcattgtaGTGatagttagaagtatacatagagggtgtGGTAGTAAACTGATTAGGGCattgatggacaaactatggcccacaggccagatgcaacCCCCTGAAGTTTTCTATCTGGCCccggacattattcctaatctgatgaatacaatgagtaggatacaatacagtgaaactttgaaagttgccttagaaacagactacagatgagcatttcctttcctttggcctcctctttaaaaagtttgcccatcactggattaggatgatttgttaaaaaaagaaaaagaaaacaagggcaaagaggataatattaagagaaatgggaaaaggaagtaaaatgggataaaatatattacataaagaagcaGGGGGGAAAACCAATATAATGGAAGGAAAGCAGAGATTGGTGAAAGGTAATACTTAAATTGTATTCTTACTAGAATTgactcagaaagagaagaatagcCAGATTCATTGAAGTATAGAACTGTGTGGGACGAAGAGGTATGGGGGGGGGTGACCAAAAGAccctatagtaagaggggaataagaagggagggattgATGACAGCATAAtataaaggaggagaaagggggtAGACTGACAAAAATCAAATACTGgaagtaagggaaagaaagaaaggagaaaattcagaattaaagaagtcaaaatggaagacaatacaaagacaataatcagaactgtgaatgtgaatgggatgaactcacccataaaatggaaggagatagcagagtgaattaaaaaaccagaatcctgcacatgttatctacaagaaacacacttgagaaAGGTAGAAAAACACAGGGTAAGGGTAGGAGGCTAGAACAGAACCTATTGGGCaacaactgagacaaagaaggcaggagtagcaatcataatatttgacaaaactaaagtaaaaatagatttgattaaaagagacaaggaaggaatgCAGAAagttacatcttgataaaaggtaatatacaaaatgagattttttaaagagaaactaagggattttgcccaattatatggcaataaatataacaatttaggagatatggacaaatatttacaaaaatataaactgcctagattaacagcagaagaaatagaatacctaaataatcccatatcagaaaaagaaattgaacaagccatcaaagaactccctaagaaaaaatcNCAAGCAATTGAGGGATATTGACAATAACTTGGGGGTTTATAGGAATCAGAGGAAATGAGAGTCTGTGTCATTTGGTCATCACATTACAAAAGTTTctttggtcatcaaaataatgaacaactcaAGGATGATTTTGAAGGAAGATTTCAGGAGATGTCTTTATTTAGATTACAGCTAGACAATACTTTTTGAGTTGCTATTTTGAGATCCTGACCCTGACATGGAATCCCAGGCAATCTCATAGGCATGTCTTTTATGACTGCTTTTCCTCAATAGATTTAATTTGCCTTTAGGTTCCTTCATATATCCTCATAGTTCCTAAACCTTCTTTCAAATAGTTTTATTCCTTAGTATTTACAATgagaaaatcaataaatatttgttaaggtcCCAGGAAGTCAAGACCTACTTCCTAGTTACCTCTAAGCCAATGGACAAATAGGAGCTGTTACTAAGACTTGTGGTCTGTCTTAAGAATTCTAATACTTTCAGGGAAGCTTTGCCAGGCTTCTGTGGGAAGCAAATCTCTGCTCCCATATCTTAGCTAAACAACagtgcttctctgaatttctaaGTAATAGGACCTCAGCATCTCATGTGTCCTCAcaacaatatgtatgtataaatatatataaaaacttgaggtaaaaaagaggatgatattaagtgaaatgggaaaagaaacaaaatggagtaaattcatATTTCATAAGAAAGCACACGGTGGGAACAGGGGAGAAGAACAATACACTGgaaaggtaaagaggttggagacaggaaatatttaattcttaagtacattgaaattaaccaaaagagggaagaacaatcggATCCAttagggcagagaattgattcatggcctatagagaagggaatggtaacaaatggactggtgaagagggaagcaatactatgGAGGGAGAATCTGTGGAGTAGCTTTAGAAGACcctaaaaaaataagaggggaaaaagaagggggggagagaaagagaagtaaaataaggatgggaATTAAGGGGACTGattgaaaacaaaacactggtgtagaaggaaatagtaaaagaagaaagggcaagacaaggagaggaaatcaaaatgttggggaatacatagatggtaatcataactctgaatgtgaatgagatgaactcacccataaaatggaagcaattagcagagtagattagaaaccaaacacaactacaaaacactttccacacaattaaaactagatctaaacaattggaaaaactttaattgctcatggataggatgagttaacataataaaaatgacaatcctacataagtgaatttatttattcagtgccatacctatcaaacaaccaagaaatttttttactgaatcagaaaaaactataacaaaattcatttgaaagaacaaaatatcaagaatatcaagggaaataatgggaaaaaatgagaaggatgggggactagcagtaccagatcttaagctgtactataaagcagtggacATCAAAAATATATGGTAGTggttaagagacaaaagggaggatcagtggaatagacttaggctaaatgacctcagcaagacaatgtatgataaacccaaagatcctactTTGGGACAATAAttttctatttgacaaaaacttctgggaaaattggaaaacagtatgggagagattgcgtttagatcaacatctcacaccctacaccaagataaactcagaatgggtgaatgacttgaatataaagaaggaaactataagtaaattaggtgaacatggaatagtttacctgtcagatctatgggaaaggaaagattttaatactaaacaaaagttagaaaatgttacaaaatgtaaaatgaataattttgattacattaaattaaaaaggttttgtacaaacaaaacaaaagcaatcaaacttaaaagggaagtaacaaattgggggggaAAATCTTCataatcaattgtacaaaaaaatcaagccattcccaattgataaatgggaaagggatataaataggcaattttcagataaggaaatcaaaactatcaataagtacatgaaaaggtgttctaaatctctcatatttAGTGTAGTTTAGGATTTTAACTTAGCCATGTTGGGTTAGGGCAAACCTGTCCGTTGCCCTGGATAGAATGTTGAAGGAGACATAAACCACTGGGCAAATACCAACTGCCAGTTGAGCTGAGAGTATAAAAAGTCCTGGAAACTCAGGCCTGGGTTCTGTTCTTCCCTGACCTGACTTCATCCTGAccactcatctaccccttcccctGGGCCTGGGTGTTGGGAGTAAAGGATGGTAGAAGTGAAAAGGGGTGGTGGGAGTGAGAAATCTTAGGATTTTAAGACCAAATCTTCTAGAGCAACacaatattaatatttatcaTCATTTACCAGATTAGCCAATAGCTCAACTCTATTTCCTAACCAGAGACCGCTTCACTCTGGCTGAGGGCTGCCTGCCCTTGGACAGCCTAGACCTTCAAAGGACCTCTACCAGCTTTAGCCAGTTAATCCTTAAGATCAGACCTTAGTATTTccaagccctcttaccattgctttgttccttccccagttatcaataaaccccataGCCTTATCCAGTGAATCCTGTGATTATTTCCCTACCATCAATGGCTAGGAGAAAGGATTCTGAGCAGATAGGGCTGaaacaaactccattgctgaggggcaggGAGTTctacttccattttcttcctcccaaGATCAAAGATTCTGATTTTGGCATCAGGAACTCCCCTGCAGAAATGGGACTTGGGGTACGGCTTGTTTTTGCAGTACCTGTAaccattttacaggggaagaacTGAGGCAAGGAAAGGCGAAAGGCGTGCGCCTGCACCCTTTCCATGTCATCCGCATCAATAAGATGCTGTCATGTGCTGGGGCCGATAGGCTCCAGACTGGCATGCGGGGGGCCTTTGGGAAGCCCCAGGGCACCGTAGCCCATGTTCACATTGGCCAGGTCATCATGTCCATTCGAACCAAGGTCCAGAACAAAGAGCATGTGATCGAAGCTCTGCGGAGGGCTAAGTTCAAGTTCCCTGGCCGCCAAAAGATCCACATCTCCAAGAAATGGGGCTTCACCAAGTTCAATGCCGATCAGTTTGAGGATATGATCTCCGAGAAGCGGCTCATTCCCAATGGCTGCGGGGTCAAATACATCCCTAACCGAGGCCCCTTGGACAAGTGGCGAGCCTTCCACTCCTGAGGGCTGGCCTGTGGCCACCATCTGTATCTGTCAGCTTTTGTGCAGCCATAAATAAAGAGATAACTGctttctggtttaaaaaaaatgtgactcGGTTCTGAAGTTCTGTATGTTTTTGagatattaagcatttatttgagAAACTATCTCTGAAATTTCCCTCCAAGattctgctttccttctactcATGCTTTCATTGCtttcatttatataaaacattttaattaaatgtagtcaaaattaacattttgtttatattatctccttttattccCAGATCATATATCCTTTTTGGTCTTATCTTAGTAGATGCTGCAAGATAttagtctatatctagtttcagACTGCTTTCAAATTTTTCAAACGATTTTTACCAAAgaatgaattcttattccaaaaacctTTGTCAAACATGTTACTATGATATTTTGCAACTCTTTGTTGTATATCTATTTTTTCCAGTGTTctacttttatatttcttaataAGTATCAGATAATTTAGATAGTTAATACTTTagaatacagtttgaaatctagtactgctagacctccttccttaaccttttgttttcattatttcctttgatattgttaacttttgtttttttccaaattaattttatgatttttaaattttaattgggatggtattaaataaatagattagcTTGGGtaaaactttcattttaattatatttgttctGCTTACACACAAACAAATAACATTTCTCCAGTTAtctaaatctgactttatttgtataaaaagtatctTATAAATGCACTCAAATAGTTTCTGGATTTCTTTTGAAAGATATAATCCTATATCTTTATTCTGTCTATGACTAATTTAAATGAGTTGTCTCTTAATATCTTTTCTTGTAAGACATAGCTTTTGAAGTTGTTCACAACATGTCAACCAGTTTTCGAATCTCATTGAATATTACTTCACATTCCATTCTCTCTGATCTTTCCAAACTGACCTCTTTGTTCCTCAATCATTTCATTCCATATATCATAATATACATTTGCATTGGCCATTCTCGTGCACTGAAAGCATTTCTTCATGCCATTTACCTTATAGAAATTCTTGCTTCAAAAAAGGTTGGGCATCACCTTCTCCAAGATCTCTTTCCTGTTTTCCAAAAAGATTTGAATCCTCCTTCCCAATTTACATTTTACTAtgtgcttattttatttattctctttatttttattgtatatatttacataatatttatagaatgctATTGTCTTTTACACTTTAATGGGATGCCTATAACAACATCTGCacataagtattttaaaaatgtttagcaATAGATTgataattttcttcttcaatcttacattgaaacaatatttaatgattttttttctccattataatttatcttcttttttattgcaAATGTGGTTAtgatcctttcttcttttaacatATAATTTCatgtacaactttttttttaacttttgtggTCTACAGGACAGTGCTCCATTAGGTCAATACCATATGGCcaatttttaccaagaaaaaaaacttttaaggaaGGTGAAATGATAAGAGTTGAATGTCATCGAGGCTACAGTCTTCAAAATAATCAAGACAAAATTACATGCACCCAAAAAGGCTGGTCTATTGATCCATATTGTAAAAAGATAAGTAAGTAACCCTATTGCATTAGCaggttttttttatctatttcatgTTTGTTTTCAAAAAGCAAATCAGGCTATAGAGATGCCAAAAAAAGTGAGGACATATAAAAGGTCAATGGAAGGCCTTTGCTATCCAGGATGTCTGATAGTTGAATTTTTTACCCTTATCCTGAATTTGTAATGTGTTGCAAGTTGAGGAGAATGAATTATGCAAACAAAATTGGGAAGAGAGATTATGACATAAAAGGAGAAGCTACCTTGACTGAAGCAGGTCCCAGGGAGTAAATAGAATATAACACTTTGGTTACATGAAAAGTTCCCTCTCAGGactgggggaaggagagaggaaatgagaagagcaagataaaaataaaggaaaatggtatGAATGCTTGAAAAGACTAAATTATATTGATGTGTTAAGTTTGGAATCTTTTAAGATAAAGTTgtttgattattaaaaaaaatttaagaaaatcagGAGGCAGCCCATCCCTTCCTCATCCCTatcctctagaacagtgatgggcaaactttttaaagagggggccaaaggaaaggaaatgctcatctgtcagtctgtttctaaggcaactctttcgaagtttcattgtattgtatcctattcgttgtattcatcagattaggaatgatgtcacacagccagatagaatatttcagggagccatagtttgcccatcaatgctcTAGAAGATATCATCCAAGCCATAGCTGGCtttgttctttcattctttaTGCAAGGTAAAATGGGTTTCTCTCTTCTACCCCTTACTTTCTATGATAGTCTTTGGTGGTCCTTGGGCAGCATTCATGGAGaacttttcctacttttcttctcaCACATAGAACAACAGttagtagaagaaaaattttttGTAGAAATAAGGTATTTTATCCTTTATGTTCTCAACATATAAAATATGCTATAAATCAAGGAATCATAAGGATATTTACTTGAGGTTTGGCCAACTTCTAATATCAAAATATTCTGCAAACAAATGAATCTATAGTGACAAATCTTTCATATTAATTTAGTTACTCCATTCACCAGTTATGTACAGCAAAATAATGGTTTAACATAAAAATACTGTTTGATATTGAATTAGTGGTCTTTCAAAGGAGCTTGGAGAAAGTTTTATGAATTTTCATTGTAAGATTTGCTCTCTCTAGATTAAGTTCAGGATGAGTGGCAAGGGACATAAAGTTGAAGCTGATGTGGGTCTAAGGGATCTGTTTTCAAAAATGTCTACCACCCTAATTACTTTTTACCCACAAGAAACCTACATGTCCTacatatttaaacaaaataatttccataTTGTAGGTACTATTTCCCTGGAGATTAAAGTTGTCTgcattcttctcctcttccccggGACTTAAGATTCCTTGGATATTATCGTGTCTTCTGAAACACAACCTAGGGAAAGCAGATGGAGGGACATGCCTTCCAAATGGAATGAAACAGATGaatcagaaaggaagaaatgtaaaaaatggTCAAAAATGACTTTGATGGGGGttatctgggtggctcagtggattgagaaccaggcctagagacgggaagtcctaggttcaaatctgtcctcagacacttcctagatgtgtgaccctgggcaagtcacttaacctgcattgcctagcccttaccactcttctaccttagaaccagtacacagtattgattccaagacagaaattaagggttaaaaaaatgactttgatGAAAATTCAGTTATTGTGTccataaaaacatttaattttctctGTGTTAATCCTGAGTATAAAAAGATATCAACAGGTATGTTACAATTTTTGGTTCAGAAGAAGAGTCAGATTTGGAAATAAGTAAGGATAAATGGGAAGACTAAAGAGATATACACCAAAACCATCTGGTACTGGATAAAAAATAGAGTTGCAGAAAAGTGGAACAGATTAAGTACAccatacacagtagtaaatgactcATAATCTAGGGTTTGATAAACCCCTAAACCCATGTTTTGGAGACAAGAactaattattttacaaaaactgctgagaaaactggaaaaatagcTGATTGTCAACATCAACTCTATAGTAGGATCAAAATGGGTACAATATTTAGATATAAAGACTGATACCTTGAGGAAATTAAGGGGGCATGGAATAGTTTTTCAGTCAGAACTAAAAATAAGAGAAGACTATATGAacaaataagagacagaaagcTTTTGGAGATCTAGAATAATTAGTTTTGAATtatgatgaattttaaaagtttttaaacaaATGGATCTAATGCTGAgaatattagaaagaaagcagaaaactgcTTATTTTTTAATAGCAGATGTCTTTGAGTAAGACCTCATTTCCTGAATAtgtagggaactgagtcaaatttacaaggatAGAaattattccccaactgataaatgatcaaaggatataaaaagacagttttcagatgaagaaatcaaagctatttatagtcatatgaaaagttttaaattactgttgatttaagaaataaaaattaaaacaatgctgattTACCACCTCATTCTATCAGATTGCCCAATTTGACAGTAccgaaaaatgataaatattggaggtgatttgggaaaatcaaaacatcaATGTAATCTtctggagttatgaactgatccaataattctggagaataatttggaacttttCCCAAATGTTGATAAATCTATGTATAGTTTTTACCCAGCAGTACCATTTGTAGGTCTCTAttctaaagagatcaaaaaagatCAAAAGGAACTGTTTGTACAAAATTGCTCATAGCAATGTTTTGTGGTagcgaagaattggaaattgagatgatAGCCATCAACTgtggaatggctggacaagttctGGTATATAGTTGTAATTGGATAGGACTATGTTATAAAAAATTGTTAGAAGGACACTCAGAAAAACTTAACATttacatgaaatgatacaaaaatgaattgaacagaaccaggggaactttatatacagtaacagcaatattgtatgatgattagcTATGAAGGAATTAGCTATTCTCATCAGAATAAAACAGTTCCAAAgggattcctgatgaaaaaggttatccccttccaaaaaaaagaattcctggtctctgaatgcagattgaggcaTACTATTTTTAACtctcttttttcatgttttcttggcTATATCTGTTTTCTTtgacaaaatgactaatatggaaatatgtggtGAATGATTGcaatatataaagtatatcaaattgcttgctgacccagagagggagggagagatagaaatttgaactcagaattttaaagaaatgaatgttaaaattgtttttacgtgtaattgaaaaataaaatacacaaagaaaaggaaaggattaaaTATATAGATTTAAATCATAGACAAGTAAGACagctttgaaaattatattttgagtTATGTTATGTTACAATGAATAACAGTTTTCCTTATACAGAGTTTTTGTAAGTATTGCTATTGTTTTTCTTAATAtaattcaaaatgaaaacattatgGTCACAATAGTCACAAAACAGGCTAATGAAAAGATAGAAATTTGGAGAAAGTTGGGGGTAGGAattgaaagatgaaaagaagaaagaaaaagtggaaaagatcaaggaatggaaaaaatatagaCATCTAGGTAGAAGCCATAAagtagagagatggagaaaaaagaaaaagacatacaCAAAGACacaggaaagaagaaatcaagaaagaagtagaacagaaggggagaaagaagagagaagaggaaatggaggaagtTTCAAGATGCTTTGTATTATTCCACATCCATTCTAATAATCATTTGTGATGTTTTTGTACACCAAAGTGTGCCAAGTGGTagataaataaaacttaaatGGAAGATATCTCCTACTTTTATATAATTTGAATTCTACTGAGGAACTAGATCATGTAATTAACTATTTCCACATGTGATAATTTGAAGAGAAAGGTCAAAGTCAACCAATAAAGGGTTCAGAAAAGGCTTCCCTTAGGAGATGGTGGATGTGTTGAGCCTTGAATGGTGTCATTTCAGTATTGCAATAAAACCCAAGAAACCTCACATTTCTGTGCTTCCATTTGGGGAAGAGGTTAAAACAAGCATTGCTGAGAAATAAAGTGGTAACCTCTCAAGATCTTTCCTGAAAGGTAAAATATCTATCCCAAGATATTGGAGAATGGATTGTGTGTGGGTTTGTCTGTGCATGTGAATGTTTGCAAATGGGTGTGTGGTATAGAACACTAAACTATCTGATTTCTTAAAGTTACTTCCAACttaaattctgattttaaataaaGTTAATTAGTAATTTGATTTCAGCGAAATTTGGGGTTGCAGATATAAGGCTTGGGaggtaaaaattttaaacaacagATACATATCTACTAATGAAATCTCTTCAAATGACCCTCTGAAACCCTTAGATGTGAGGTCCTTAAAAGACAGTCTTCATTagtcaatctctttttctttacctCACTtccacatatatatctatacagcATTGCTTAGTTATCCCAGATCTCAACCTTTAGAAATGTACCTTTCAAGGCTAAATTAGATGCGTGGAATAGGTCAGTTCTCCATGGTCATCCATATTTCCCTAGATTTGgactacttttttaaatttttatttaattaatcaatttagaacatttttccatggttacaggattcatattctttccctccctttcccccacctccctcccacagccaacacacaattccactgggttttatatgtatcactaAAGAAGACCTATTTCCGAATTATTGATAtttcactagggtgatcatttagagtctatattcccagTCAAATCCCCCTTGATCCAatttgtccaaaacagaactaatgatttcccctctcccaaagccCTTCCTTCTTCAAAACAAAATATCAGAGGTTTTCCAGGTTTCCCATGTGACAATAATGAAGGCATTCAATTGCCAGATCAGAACTATGACCCAAAGGAACTCCCCTGGCAACTGACCTTAATAATTTAGTGACCAGTATATGTATATTTCCTCAGGGGGTCAGACTGCAAAGACTAGTCTGAGGATCCCTGAATCCATAATGAGAAAATTCCCTGTCAATACAAGGAGTTGTTAAGAGTGTTATTTTATCTAGGTCAGCACTGAGTGAAACAGATTGATGTTTATAAAACATATTCACTTTTCATGCTGTTATTTTGTTTATTGCCTTCCTTTGAAGACAGTAATGGGCCTATGTCTATATTTTgcttatattctttccctttcagaaACATGTACAGTACTCAGATTGAATttaaataatggatttttttctgattcaaaaCGGCAATATCTTGTCAATACAAATGCAAATTATCAATGTAAAGAAGGATATGcaacaataaaaggaaaaaaagaaggatttATCACCTGTGGACCAAATGGATGGTCAGGTCAACCAACATGTATTAGTGagtatttcaatattttaat
The window above is part of the Gracilinanus agilis isolate LMUSP501 chromosome 4, AgileGrace, whole genome shotgun sequence genome. Proteins encoded here:
- the LOC123244513 gene encoding 60S ribosomal protein L10-like produces the protein MEGKQRLVKGEELRQGKAKGVRLHPFHVIRINKMLSCAGADRLQTGMRGAFGKPQGTVAHVHIGQVIMSIRTKVQNKEHVIEALRRAKFKFPGRQKIHISKKWGFTKFNADQFEDMISEKRLIPNGCGVKYIPNRGPLDKWRAFHS